A DNA window from Arachis hypogaea cultivar Tifrunner chromosome 18, arahy.Tifrunner.gnm2.J5K5, whole genome shotgun sequence contains the following coding sequences:
- the LOC112770257 gene encoding small ribosomal subunit protein uS2: MQTSYNEPRLLILTDPRTDHQPIKEGALGNIPTIAFCDTDSPMRYVDVGIPANNKGKHSIGCLFWLLARMVLQMRGTIRPGLKWDVMVDLFFYREPEEAKQQEEEELPAAPEYAIQDFGAAGIAGFPAADGEWGAVTAEQSWTEPVPQQPIAAAPANWAPDAAAGDWEPVPAPQASVPAPGGVAPTGWD; this comes from the exons ATGCAAACATCCTATAACGAGCCTCGTCTACTCATTCTGACTGATCCAAGGACTGATCATCAG CCCATTAAGGAAGGTGCTCTTGGAAATATTCCGACCATTGCCTTCTGTGACACCGATTCTCCGATGCGCTATGTTGATGTTGGCATTCCTGCCAATAACAAGGGGAAGCACAGTATTGGTTGTCTGTTTTGGTTATTAGCAAGGATGGTTCTGCAGATGAGGGGTACTATTCGTCCGGGGCTTAAGTGGGACGTGATG GTGGATTTATTCTTCTATAGAGAACCTGAAGAGGCcaagcaacaagaggaggaggaattaCCAGCTGCCCCAGAATATGCCATTCAAGATTTTGGTGCTGCTGGCATTGCCGGCTTCCCCGCAGCTGATGGGGAATGGGGGGCTGTTACAGCTGAACAATCCTGGACTGAACCAGTTCCTCAGCAACCCATTGCAGCTGCTCCTGCTAACTGGGCCCCAGACGCCG CTGCAGGTGATTGGGAGCCAGTTCCAGCTCCACAGGCTTCCGTTCCTGCACCTGGAGGTGTTGCTCCCACTGGCTGGGATTAG